One window from the genome of Metabacillus flavus encodes:
- a CDS encoding lysophospholipid acyltransferase family protein codes for MIEASKSKWFDFGFSQYTKRLFKHHFKGIYIHTEENLPLKALWCANHSTWWDGLVLHYINRTVLRQDFNIMMHEKGLKDFPYFRRLGAFSVNRENPRDIIQSIKYGGSLLKEGKSVAIFPQGDERHLEQRPLEFLSGIIAMAEISPETPILPIALYYSFGSEKKQELYIAIGEPISYLDLGGSRKEKTRILEDLFTAGLDELKRKVISRDTNDFLNVL; via the coding sequence ATGATCGAAGCCAGCAAAAGCAAGTGGTTTGATTTTGGATTTTCCCAATATACCAAAAGGCTGTTCAAACATCATTTTAAAGGAATCTATATACATACTGAAGAAAACCTGCCCTTGAAAGCACTGTGGTGTGCAAATCACAGCACCTGGTGGGATGGCCTTGTCCTTCATTATATAAACAGGACGGTGCTTAGACAGGATTTCAATATAATGATGCATGAGAAGGGCCTTAAGGATTTCCCCTACTTCCGCCGGCTAGGAGCGTTTTCTGTGAACCGGGAAAACCCGAGAGATATTATTCAATCAATTAAATATGGAGGATCGCTCCTTAAAGAGGGCAAGAGTGTCGCCATTTTCCCGCAGGGAGACGAAAGACATCTAGAACAGCGGCCTTTAGAATTCCTATCAGGTATCATAGCCATGGCTGAGATCAGTCCGGAAACACCGATTCTGCCGATTGCCCTTTACTATTCATTTGGATCCGAAAAGAAACAGGAGCTTTATATTGCCATCGGCGAGCCGATTTCCTATTTAGATTTGGGCGGCAGCCGGAAAGAAAAAACAAGAATTCTTGAAGATCTGTTTACCGCTGGGCTTGACGAGCTGAAAAGAAAGGTCATTTCGCGTGATACAAACGATTTTCTAAACGTTCTTTAA
- a CDS encoding carotenoid biosynthesis protein, with translation MKADHWLYVFFLIWYGCGVILLGFDILPVWLEWANVVFLIVAGILGGVYFYHTYGPKMGIGLSLTVILLSIFAEHLGVEYGILFGDYYYTKDFGPQILGVPIAIGFAWLMVIGGSHAILKAFFPHAPIIVFSAIGGLLAVMIDLIIDPVAAEVKEYWVWTAESFYYNIPFSNFSGWFITAFVLHLIIGLAEKERYTHVPLWQNRITAVYFLVLFMFVLLAALHSLWLAVGFSMIPAVLVLACYIFSVKRGSHDRSQQKQVV, from the coding sequence TTGAAGGCGGATCATTGGCTTTATGTTTTTTTTCTTATTTGGTACGGCTGCGGTGTTATTTTGCTTGGGTTTGACATTCTGCCAGTTTGGCTGGAATGGGCCAACGTTGTTTTTCTCATAGTGGCCGGAATTCTTGGAGGAGTATATTTCTATCATACATACGGCCCGAAAATGGGGATTGGCTTATCATTGACGGTCATCCTTCTTTCTATTTTCGCTGAGCATCTGGGTGTGGAATACGGAATCCTTTTCGGCGACTACTATTATACAAAGGATTTCGGTCCTCAAATTCTGGGTGTTCCCATTGCGATCGGCTTTGCATGGCTCATGGTGATTGGCGGTTCACATGCTATTTTAAAAGCCTTTTTCCCCCATGCTCCCATAATCGTTTTCAGTGCAATCGGCGGGCTGCTGGCAGTAATGATTGACTTAATCATCGACCCCGTCGCAGCTGAAGTAAAGGAATACTGGGTTTGGACAGCGGAAAGTTTTTATTACAACATCCCGTTTTCAAATTTTTCAGGATGGTTCATTACGGCGTTTGTTCTCCATTTGATTATTGGGCTGGCGGAAAAAGAGCGATACACACACGTTCCGCTATGGCAAAACCGGATTACGGCTGTGTACTTTTTAGTGCTGTTTATGTTCGTACTGCTGGCGGCGCTTCATTCCCTCTGGCTTGCTGTCGGCTTCTCCATGATTCCTGCAGTACTTGTACTGGCATGCTATATTTTCTCAGTAAAGAGGGGTTCACATGATCGAAGCCAGCAAAAGCAAGTGGTTTGA
- a CDS encoding immunoglobulin-like domain-containing protein — MKLKKIMAFFMLAALALSACSKEEAQTSGYADGELPSQIGAPGKEDEYFVWPLNIHKQTEYSPHTGKYFKRRGGFHFDTSGYYMSAKSPVHAVIKVASAEKTIRYQLTERDRHYKKLKLVAEKTAKMENFSAVLPDKENALYLISIEILDEAGQVEDTAVELIYVPTAEINAKVYLNKNKISKSDSLQLTLENYGPQELLTGESYHFEKWTAGKWKQLNLDMAFKSIGITVLPGKSQTLKLDTSRLHSGKYRVVKDVHNELRMKTDLAAEFEIK; from the coding sequence ATGAAGCTAAAAAAAATCATGGCATTTTTCATGCTCGCAGCATTGGCACTTTCCGCTTGTTCAAAAGAGGAAGCTCAAACATCAGGTTATGCTGATGGCGAGCTGCCTTCTCAAATCGGAGCTCCAGGCAAGGAAGATGAATATTTTGTATGGCCGTTAAACATTCACAAGCAAACAGAATATAGTCCCCATACGGGAAAGTATTTCAAGAGAAGGGGAGGCTTCCACTTTGATACCTCAGGGTACTATATGTCTGCGAAATCCCCTGTACATGCTGTGATAAAAGTGGCTTCTGCTGAGAAAACCATCCGCTATCAGCTGACAGAAAGAGACCGCCATTACAAAAAACTGAAACTGGTTGCGGAAAAGACGGCAAAAATGGAAAACTTCTCTGCGGTTTTGCCTGATAAAGAAAATGCTCTGTATTTGATTAGCATTGAAATTCTGGATGAAGCCGGACAGGTAGAGGATACAGCCGTTGAGCTCATTTACGTTCCAACAGCTGAAATTAACGCAAAGGTATATCTAAATAAAAACAAGATATCAAAATCGGACAGTCTTCAACTAACGCTGGAAAATTACGGTCCTCAGGAATTATTAACCGGAGAATCGTATCATTTCGAAAAATGGACGGCAGGTAAATGGAAACAGTTAAATCTGGATATGGCATTTAAGAGTATAGGAATTACCGTACTTCCTGGAAAATCCCAAACATTAAAGCTTGATACATCGAGATTACATTCCGGAAAATACAGAGTTGTAAAGGACGTTCATAATGAATTAAGAATGAAGACTGATCTGGCAGCAGAATTTGAAATAAAATAA